The genomic segment CTCCCCGGCGAAGCTCTGGGCGCTCGGGTTGTTCTGGGCGGTCGTGGCGGGCGTCGGCGGGTTCGTCTACTTCTGGCGCGGAGAGAAGGAGTACGGCCGTGGCTGAGCAGACCCTGCCGCTGAACGCCGGCCCGGTGACCGACTCGGGTCGCGTCCCCACCGTGGTGGTGGACGACGTGCACGTGATCTACCGGATCCACAAGGGCGCGACTGGCGGCACCAGCCCGGTCTCCGCGCTCAAGCGGATCGTCTCCCGCACCAAGGCGCCGAACATCCGCGAGGTGCACGCGGTCAAGGGCGTGAGCTTCACCGCGTACGAGGGTGAGGCGATCGGCCTGATCGGCAGCAACGGCTCCGGCAAGTCCACACTGCTGCGGGCCATCGCCGGGCTGCTCCCGCCGGCCCGCGGCGCCGTCTACACCCAGGGCCAGCCGTCGCTGCTCGGCGTGAACGCCGCGCTGCTCAACGACCTGTCCGGCGAGCGCAACGTGGTGCTCGGCTGCCTCGCCATGGGCATGCACCCGGACGAGGTCAAGAAGATCGCCCCGGAGATCATCGAGTTCTCCGGGATCAACGAGCGCGGCGACTTCGCCTCGCTGCCGATGCGCACCTACTCCTCCGGCATGGGCGCGCGGCTGCGCTTCGCGATCTCCTCGGCGAAGAAGCACGACGTGCTGCTCATCGACGAGGCGCTGGCCACCGGCGACCGCAAGTTCCGGGTCCGCAGCGAGCAGCGGGTCCGCGAACTGCGCGACAGCGCCGGCACCGTCTTCCTGGTCAGCCACTCGATCGGCTCGATCCGGGACACCTGTGAGCGGACCATCTGGCTGGAGAGCGGCGTCCTGAAGATGGACGGCCCCACCAAGGAGGTCTGCGACGCGTACGAGAACCAGAAGTAGCGCCCCGGAGCGCACCGCACCGGGTTTCCGCCCGGAGCGGTGCGCTCCCGCGTACGCGTTAAGGTTTTCGGACCCATCCCCTTTCACCCAGAGTGAGGTACGGCAATGACGCAGGACCACACCACCGCACCGGACGCCGCGCCGGCGAGCCCGGCACCCTGGCGCCCCGCGCGTACGGTGGCCGTGATCCTCGCCGGGGGGACCGGCACGCGCCTGGGGCTGGGCATCCCGAAGCAGCTCCTCAAGATCGCCGGCAAGCCGATCATCGAGCACACCCTGGCCGTCTTCGAGGCCGCACCGGAGATCGACGAGATCATCGTGCTGATGGCCACCGGTCACGTGGACGACGCGCGGCGCATCGTCGCCGAC from the Micromonospora sp. WMMA1947 genome contains:
- a CDS encoding ABC transporter ATP-binding protein, with translation MAEQTLPLNAGPVTDSGRVPTVVVDDVHVIYRIHKGATGGTSPVSALKRIVSRTKAPNIREVHAVKGVSFTAYEGEAIGLIGSNGSGKSTLLRAIAGLLPPARGAVYTQGQPSLLGVNAALLNDLSGERNVVLGCLAMGMHPDEVKKIAPEIIEFSGINERGDFASLPMRTYSSGMGARLRFAISSAKKHDVLLIDEALATGDRKFRVRSEQRVRELRDSAGTVFLVSHSIGSIRDTCERTIWLESGVLKMDGPTKEVCDAYENQK